TGCCGGACAAGCTCTTCTCCATCAACCTGCTGTACTTTGACGACGATGAGAATGTGGTGCTGAAACAGTACAACGACATGGTGGCTGGAAGCTGCGGCTGCCACTGACGTCAGCTAGTCACTGGTGTCGGACTGCACAGATGTTCATAAAAATACAGACAGGGCCCACTGTCCTTTAAAACTCAATCGCAGCTAATGAATAATGTGCAGAGTGCCATGTGTGGCATtgtaatatatgtaaatatcCATAAATTATAATATATGGCAGTGATATCCTGTGAGAGATGTGAATGTGTATATTTTATGATTTCTGTTGTGAattattacaacaaaaaataaaagatgtaaaaaaaaaaaaaattaagtttaaCATGATTTCGTTCttaaaatactttatttcaagaacatctgaaataataatgacagCAGAAGAAAGTATTTAACCATCAGAACAATCCGTATGGTCACCCACTGTTCACTGAGGGTGGTTTATTTATAACCTTGTAATGACAGGAACGAATCAACATTCACGATCTTTGAAATACACCCagaaaaaaatggtcaaaatggaAGAATATTTACAATCTTTTAAAAGGATAACAGTTTCCATAATTTGATGATGTCGAAATGTTACCAACCAACTTCAAACTAAATTAATCCTCAGTCTTCAACCAACTTCTCACCTACATTACATCAGGGAAGTTGTtgcagacctgggatttgtatttaagaCAGTGGCGTTGCTCTCATAGAACTATGGGGGGAGCCAAATCACACACTcaatgccaatttctacataacgTTGCTTTTAAGTTCAGTCACTAGCTATCTTTTCTATAACGCAGACTTTATTTAAGACCACATCCAAGTAGAGGTAGCTGTAGAAAGTTATTGTTGTATATTAAAAGTAATTTGAGATAAATCTGTACAGGCACCATCAGGTATTTCCTCAACATTCCTTTTGCTTGGcatcaataaacaaaaacaaaagtcaaaacaaaactccACAGGGACTGAGGAATAGGAGGGGATGCTCTCTGGTGTCGCGCCTCAGTTGAAAGTCGTCACTCGGTTCTCTGCCACGAAACACTCTTCTGTAGAACCGTGGCTCTGCAGCTCGTGTTTCGAGAGATgctgcaccacacacacgccGATGCAGTCACCAAGCACATTGGTGGTGGTCCTCAGACGATctctgtcaacaaacacacgGGACGTTCTGAGGTAAGGAGTCTAATGCGTGACAGTAAACACTCCAGCAAGACTGCATGGTTGACAGCAGATCGTACAATGTTAGCAGCACGTGTGCGGACTCATCTTTTAAATGACCTTGCCGCAGACGCGCGAACATGACTGGTCGCTCCCAGCAtgctcacagacaaacagacacacacttacagcaTCCAGTCgactgtgatgatgaatgaaatgCTTTCAAGGGGCAGTCCAACTGATGTCAACACGATCGTCATGGTTACAATGCCGCCCTGTGGGATTCCCGCGGCCCCGATAGCCCCCACTGTGGCTGTGATGCTGGAATTACACAAAACGCATGTATTTAGGAAGGTTTCGTTTGCAAATGGGACGGGGAAAAAATATCTAAGCATCGTACAAAAAAAGACCCAAATTAACAACTCACCCAAAGACCAACACTTGAACATTCTATGTAGCTGTTGGCTACAACATTTTTATATGCCTtgctataaataaaacacattgttttactTATACTGTCCAACGCGTCTATTTGCTCTCTGCCTGAACGCTCTGCTCGAAggcctgtctctttaaggcatCTTGAAAAGTCCCACCACATATTGTCAGTTGTTacttagcttagtttagcagTAAGAAAGTGAATTTAACAAATTATGTTAAAGTAGTTTTTAGAGGTGTAGCAACAGAACATGTGTACACTCTGCATTTCTTCGTACCTGATAATGATGATTTGACCCAATGTGAGCTCCACATTATGAACTTGTGCTATGAATATGGAAGCTACTGCCTCGTAAAGCGCTGTGCCGTCCATGGTCATCGTGCTCCCTACAGGCACCATGAAGCGCGTCACCCTTCTGTCCATGTTTAGATTTTGCTCCAGACAACGTATGGTGATGGGTACGGCCACAGAactgggagaggaaaaaaaaaaatcacatttatctAATACAGACTATATTTTCATAGTCCAGAGGCATCTTGCCTTAAATGTGTGTACTATAGcctgtaaacaaaatgaaagagaaacgAACTTGGATGAGGTCCCAAAGGCAGCGGTGAGAGCCTCGAGTATGCCACCCACTAACTCGAAGGGGTTCTTGCGTGTGAAGATGATGTAGATGAGGTGAAGGGTGAAGAAACAGTGGATCAGTAGGCCAGTGATCACAGTCAGAGAATACATGGCAAGCTGCAGACCGATAACGCTAATGTCCTTCGGCTGCAAAATCTGTCCCCCAACCAAGAAGACGATCGCCACTGGGGAATACCTGTGGGATTCAGCAAAGGCAGCATATATTTCAAAGACTGAGGCATTTTGATTATGTGTTGCAAAACAAAGTCAACATGTTATAATCTCCATTTTCACGTAGAAGCTTCTTGTTCTTACCAGATGACTATGTTGATAAGATGGATGATCGCTTTATTCAGGCAGTTGACAAAGTCTCTCACAGGTTTTCCCTCATTCTCCATATAGCCCAGGATGAGGCCAAAGGCGATGGAGAGGACTAATAAACCCAAAATATTGACCCCGTCTGAGGTGCCTGACATCGGAACTGTGTCATCTGTCGGGGTCCAAGAAGTGCTGTTACAGGTCATGATAACAGCCactcatgaaataaaatgaatgcatcacagtcacatgaagGGACACTAAAAGTCCCGGTGTACTCACTCGTCAGATTGATTTTGGAATAAACAGTTTTatactggaaataaaaaagaaaaaaaatcatcactgtCAACAAGTACCATAAGGGAgcacaaaaaccaaaaacgtTTCACGATTGTATCTTACATGACTGTGGTACTATTGCATGGTCAAAACCTGTCCTCACACAAAATCCTACGCTGGTAGTTCCTGCTACGAAAGGTGTATCCAGGACCAAATTCTTAcgtgatgacacacacacacacacacacacacacacacacacacacacacacacacacacacacacacacagaccaaaaaactgaaaacattaccagctgGCGCTGTTAGGGCTGCTAAAGCAACCATGACCGCTGCAGCTCTCACCTGTCTGAAGCAGGCAGCCACCACATTCGGGGGAAACATGTTTCTGCGAAGCAAAACCACTGAGTAAGCTTTGGACTGAATGCTGACATCCGATTGAGTGGATTGTTCTCTTTTCAAAGAGACCTGATCAGATCCAGAAAGGCATCCACAATCTGCACAGCCTCCACTTGACCACCAGAGGACGTTGATGTGTCACGGGGTAATTTCCCTGGCCGGATAAGAACAACTAGGACGATGCCTGTGGACACAGCCATGGTGGTGGTCCCGATGTAATAGCAGAGAGCCCGAAGTCCAATTTTCCCATAAGACTTCCTGTCCACAGATGCCATGCCTGAGATAAAAAGAAGTTGTGTCACTTTAACATAACTCCATGTATGTAGAATAGCAATGTCACAGTATGGAGatattagatttaaaaaataaaatttgatgTAAAATAATATGCATTAAACGGTTATATATGACAAAAAAATTCTactagaaatagaaatataaagATGCATGCCTCATGATAAACTCGAGCAAAAGAGTTAATAACATTGAGTAAGGCAGCaaagaaggcagacatctcatCTAGACAGCTGAgctctgcaactcacaccaaaacaatccagatggGTACATAACACTACAAGTAGAAAAATGTGGCATTAAATCCGCCATGGTTAAGGGCATTTTTCCCAACACATCAAACAATGCTAATCGTGTGCAAGGTGACATGTCCGGGATCTAACCTGAAATCACACTGGTGGTGATGAGAGGAAGCACCAGCATCTGTAGCATTTGCAGCAACAGCTCTCCAGGAAAAGTGAAGTATTTTATAGCTGTGGGTGTCATCTTACTGGGCCGCAGAGCCAAGCCCAGGCCAACCCCTCGTAGAAACATAGACAAAGGTCAACATGTCACCGGTGGCTATCAAATGCTAAACACGCTGATTCatgcagagaaaatgacaaatgcagtaaaatcaaaacaaaaaacactgcaggaatAATATCATTGCATCTCATTACGGCACCAACTCAGTTGCAACAGTCCACAAAACGCAGAAATTGACGCACatgacagacagaacaacagTGTCAGCCATAGTTTGTTAGGTACATTCCTGACGTACTGGCGGCTGgcatgacatgaaacttaacaACACGAGTTAGCGTTCAGGACTAAAAGATTAGAGGACGTACTGTGTCAGAGAGATCAATTCAAATAACTGACAGTGGTCCATAAAGAGACTTACCGATAAAAATAGCAGCTGTAGTGAGAAGAACAAAAGCACTTCTGCGGAGAAAAcctttaatgtcacatttattctggtttAAAGACTCCAGACTCGAGGACTCGGAAAGCTCCCGGCATGTCTCGGTAGTGTGGAGATCTGCGATGTCCATTGTGCTCAGCTTAGGCAAACCATTAGAGAGGAGAGGCATCACCTTCATGGTTCATGCAGTGACACAATATAAACTGcaaaagagaagacagaaaggaCATTAATCTTCTTGATGGGGCATTACAAATTATGCCTGTTCATGACAATTATCTGAAATAGTGTATAATAttgaaaagggaggaaaagaacAGGATGTACTGTTTTTAGTGAAAGAAGATGCAACAGTACACTCTGTTCAACATGAACATGGTTAGAAAATAATACAAGTGAAGACTACAGAAGTGAAATCCCCTTATCATTTTCTATCAGTCCCAGTGAAGAAATCAATGAGTCAAACCTTTTAAAGACTGGAAGGTTCCAGATGTCTTCCTCTCGCTACAAGACTCGGTTTTACTGTAAGTTCAGTACTAATATTCTTCTTTTGATCTACTTTCTATTCCTCCCATTCCCTCGAGCCATCTGTTATCTCATAGTTTGCCTTTCCATACAAGTTTGTTGAACAGGAAACACTGGATATTTGACTTCAAAGAAAGTACACATCTGGAGGCAGCACCACTGTTTGACTTCTCGGCACCGCTCATGCTCCAGAAGCTCTTCGGGAGCAAAACTATGCTGACAAACATGACTTTGTAAGCCATATCCTTGTTAGAGGGTCAACTCAGGAACATAAACCCTCCAGGCAGGGAGCAAACAAAGGTGgcggctgctggaggagaggaatcTCGGCAAACAGCAGCAAAGCACACCTCGACTTAATTCTCTTTATTCTAAATGTGTATAAACACAATTTCTTTATGCTGGAAGACATTTTGGGTCCCCCCAGTGTGTCCAAACTTACAGAGAGCACCCTGACTACTTTATGTTGGATTTTACATGCATCCTTTCTTTTTGTCACTTAAACCACTAACTGTTCCACTTAATGTCTGTAATTCTACATTATTATAGCAGGATAAAAGGCAATGTTTGCTTCCCCTACATTTTCACGTTTAGTTTAGCTCAGCATTGTTTTATCTGACCTACATGTAACATCTGACCtaaaagcaaaactgaaaaatgttttaaataactaGATTAATATCCAGTGATCTAGTtctcagctgaaacaaaacttGTCTCGCATCAAAAAGTCTATTTGCCGGCTACAAAACCCTGTCTCTAAAGAGTGTAACCTGAGCAGTGACCGAGGCGTTGGCCATAGAGTGGCACTAAAGGGGGTTGATACCACTTGGCATGATGCTGGACGACAGCCCTTATTCATTGTCAGAGGGGCTGCTATTCACAATGGAGAAAACGATGAAATGCTGCCATTATAATGGGGACCAAATGGCCCTGTGGCAGCCCGACACCTGATCTCCTCTTTGGCTCTGGCTTCCTTTTGTCCCAGTATTTCATATCTGACATATCCACACACCCTGAAATAAGCCTTGGATGTCGGAGCAGCGATGGACCTGAGGCTTGGTGTTTGCGCGCTCAGACATGGGGAATAAACAGACCATCTTTTCGACACAGCAGCTGGACGCCTATCAGGTTGGTGTCagtcctgtttctgtttgaatgaGACGATTAGCCTCAGTCACTCTAACGGTGCTTCTCTTATCAATTCTAGCTACCAGCATCTGGAAACAATCTTATCAgactgatttgcttttttttttttgtttagtaaCAAATTCCAGAGTCGTGTGCTGCACCTCCTCAGGCAGCAGAACAGTGTTGAACCAAGTCAAAGCTCTCCTGATAGTGTTTGTTgatttgatatatatatatatatatatatatatatatatatatatatatatatatatatatatatatatatatatatatatatatatatatatatatatatatatatatatatatatcaaatcAACAAACACTATCACTATGTATTTGTCTTTAGAAATTTTACAGTCATTTGCTCAAGGGATGCATTAACTTAAgggtgcactatgtagttttggtgacGACATTTTAACAAGATGAGAAAGATTTTCCTTTACTGATATTTGAATgcatgacaataaataaataaacaaactcattgttttcatgagggaataaacataatttcaaactgttttactttgtttgtatgtggcgggCCCTGCCACCGCTCTTgcttcaaacagtattctgggggaaaaaataaatatttatgagtttgtattattacctcattaatatcatgaatattaaaactttgagtttgaatttatttgcCAAACAACATGGTGGCCATATTttaataatcaaacatttaaacattttaatgatacTATCTGTATTCGTATACATCCAGCGATGGAAGGTTACTAAGTACACTTCCACTACTCGATGACCTTCTTGTGGTagtgtactttatttttattttttatttattatttatttttcaggtaCTTTATGTAAGTATATTCATTTGATGCCACAATGTTTCAGAGAGAAATACCGAACTATTTTCACTCAACTCTATTTATTTCATAGCTTAAGTTTGTGGCTACTTTGAGAATTGAGAttttaccacaaaaaaaaaggaaatgaatatCTTATACATAAAGCACTAGATGGATATAGAAGTACATAAAGTAGGTAGACAAGTGCTtacatgttaaaggtgcaatatgtaagaatttttgttaaaaatgttcccAAATTAACtacaattatcaacagaatgtaaagagaTGACAGTTTAGATGTCACTGCGAAGACATCTCggtattgtgttgcagagatatcagccggagttagcatgctaagtagCAACAGTACTATCGCTAACTAACAGTAGCGATAGTAATGGATGCATAAACAGGATACAGTCAACAAttattctggtgatatgctgctaCTATACAGTGagcatgaattcaacaggtggccaattcttacataatgcacatATTAACCAACAATGTAACAACATAATCCTGCCGCGGATAACTTTGCATAATCACTTATTTCTGATTTTGCTGCCAATATATCTGTAGTTCTGCCACCTGAAACAATAAACCAACCTTAAGCTTAACACtgatgtagcagcagcagcctgtttgAACAGCTACATTGCAATGCTTGTTGGAATAACTCCACTTTCCTGCCATGATCTCACTGTATTTGCAGGACTGCACGTATTTTACAAGAAAGGAAATTCTGAGGTGAGCAACAATGTCACTGAATTCAAAAATATactacattttaacacacatttgcatcactggtgtgaaacaaacacatttttgttctgCTCTGCGCAATAGTGTACTGTAACTCTAAACTACAGTATCATTACACCCAGCAACCGTTGAGACAGCGTGGTGTTTTGAAATCTCTCTTTTCGAATTTTACTGTGCTGAAACTTTCACTCTATTCTCACTCTTGAGCACAATAGAGAAAAATACCCTGCATCTGAACAGGGAATTCTCTAAACTTCcaaatgccaaaaataaaacGTGCAGCTACATGGAAGATATCTTGTAATTTAATAGTAAAGTAAATTTTTTAAACGTTTCCCTAGGCTCTTCTACCGCTATCGGGATTTGGCTCCGCAGCTCGTTCCTCTTGACTACACCAACCACCCAGATGTGAAGTTACCATATGAGCTGATTGGCAGCATGCCAGAGCTGAAGGTAGACCCACTGGTCCACACACACCCGGCAGACCCGCTCTCTCCCTGTGTTCCCAATCCATAATTAATGGCCAACTAATCGACAGAATTCTTTGAAAGGTTATACGTTACCCGACTCCTTTAAACTTGAAGAATGCTGGTGAGTCTCTCGGGGCACACTTGTTGGAAATGAGTCAATTATATGCCTCTTTACACAATGACAGCATGgtaaacatctgtgtgtgtgtgaacatgctaacatgttctgagaaagagagagcaagggTGTGAGGATTATACTTTCCCTTGTGGTACTTGATCAGTCCAATCAGATCAGTCTGATGATGAACTGCACTAAATAGTGTGTCTTCTCTGTCTAGGACAACCCGTTTCGTCAGAGGATTGCTGAGGTTTTCTCCGAGGACGGTGAGGGGAACATGACACTGGACGACTTCTTGGACATGTTTTCAGTCCTGAGTGAGATGGCTCCGCGGGACCTCAAGGCCTACTATGCTTTCAAAATTTATGGTAAAATATTCAAAGGAatggttaattaaaaaaaaaaaaaaaaaatcatatcaacTAAACTTTTAATTCTTGCAAGTCTGAGACTGAGACCAACTTTCCCCAATGAGCATGCGCTACAATAACAGACTGCCTTTTAACAGGCAAAAACCTCAGAGCAGATGCAAACTTGAGGTGGGGGCAATCAGACTCGACTGGTTGGgttgaaagaaagagaaagatcttgAAGTCCCACACACCCGACTGATGTGTATGAGacaaaaatcaacacattttttcttttaaataccCTCCTGCTTTTGTTCACACCTCATGAAAACCCACCATATGGAAAAGAACATTTGGTGAAGGTGACGAAATACAAAAATGAGCAccaaaaaatgatattttactCTTTGTTAAACTTCAGTACCGGAAATCCAAACAGACTTATTCAGAACTTGCTTAACCCTACCTAATTAACCCTTAACCCTTACCTAACCCTGAGTGTGAACGTAGGTGTTCACTATATTTAGCATCCATGGAAACAGTTAAGCTGAAATCTCTCATCGAAGATTGAAGTCTTTTTGCCTATGCAAAGAGGGCCTTGAGTTAGCATGTTAAGAATAAATATAAACTAAAATAGGATTCTGAAAGCCTTCACCTGAACAGCTAATATTTACCCATGGAAGTTAAGCTCAagatatcatttttttttatctgaaagGGGAGCGGGGTTGAAGGGTTAGGAGCTGTAAGCATGGCGGATCGTGCATAGGATGTTATAAATGATTAAGTAGCCCATTACAGAGGCAAAGAGCTTGTCAATGCCCAGTTTGTGCTCAGCACCAGGGTCCCCCCTAATTAACAAACGCTGACTGATGAAGAAGTTACGTACACATGACCATGGTCATGGGTCAGGGAAACGTTTCATTTATTATTTGGACCaatagaggagaaaaaacaagggAGGGGTGACACGCAACAAAGGTGTGGTGTGTTATGAGTGAGACTGATGAGGATGCCTGAGGTGAACTCTCTAACAAAGGACTGAGCGTGTTGAGTAAATATGTGAGTCTTAGCAGATATGTTTTAGCCAtgctttaaaggggcattacaAAAGAATTGGCCTCCTGTTGAATGAATTACTCAAAACTGTCACTAcagtagctgctaactgctgctaattctAGCTGccagct
Above is a window of Acanthopagrus latus isolate v.2019 chromosome 21, fAcaLat1.1, whole genome shotgun sequence DNA encoding:
- the cib3 gene encoding calcium and integrin-binding family member 3, with translation MISLYLQDCTYFTRKEILRLFYRYRDLAPQLVPLDYTNHPDVKLPYELIGSMPELKDNPFRQRIAEVFSEDGEGNMTLDDFLDMFSVLSEMAPRDLKAYYAFKIYDFNNDDFICKSDLEKTLNKLTRNELTEDEVRMVCEKVIDEADLDNDGRLSLEDFQHMIVRAPEFLSTFHIRI
- the LOC119011085 gene encoding LOW QUALITY PROTEIN: excitatory amino acid transporter 1-like (The sequence of the model RefSeq protein was modified relative to this genomic sequence to represent the inferred CDS: deleted 2 bases in 1 codon; substituted 1 base at 1 genomic stop codon), which translates into the protein MKVMPLLSNGLPKLSTMDIADLHTTETCRELSESSSLESLNQNKCDIKGFLRRSAFVLLTTAAIFIGVGLGLALRPSKMTPTAIKYFTFPGELLLQMLQMLVLPLITTSVISGMASVDRKSYGKIGLRALCYYIGTTTMAVSTGIVLVVLIRPGKLPRDTSTSSGGQVEAVQIVDAFLDLIRNMFPPNVVAACFRQYKTVYSKINLTSEYTGTFSVPSCDCDAFIISXVAVIMTCNSTSWTPTDDTVPMSGTSDGVNILGLLVLSIAFGLILGYMENEGKPVRDFVNCLNKAIIHLINIVIWYSPVAIVFLVGGQILQPKDISVIGLQLAMYSLTVITGLLIHCFFTLHLIYIIFTRKNPFELVGGILEALTAAFGTSSNSVAVPITIRCLEQNLNMDRRVTRFMVPVGSTMTMDGTALYEAVASIFIAQVHNVELTLGQIIIISITATVGAIGAAGIPQGGIVTMTIVLTSVGLPLESISFIITVDWMLDRLRTTTNVLGDCIGVCVVQHLSKHELQSHGSTEECFVAENRVTTFN